The Desulfuromonadales bacterium genome segment CGATCAGCAGCATGACGGCGTCCGCGGGGTCGATCATCCATTTGTTGACCTTGTTGGCTTTGGCCATGGCAACCTCCCGGAAAATGGAGCCTTCGGAACTGGCTGCTATCAGTTTACTGCTTGATATCGAAGCGTCAAAACGTGGAGGGGGAAGTGGGAAATATCAGAAAAAACAAAGCCTGCACATGGCGGGCTGGGGGGAATTGGCGGTAGCTATTTGTACTTATCGATGGATTCAGGAACCGTCCCCCCGTTAATTATCCGGGGAGGCAATAAACGGGACGGCTACAGCCGGTCGGCGGCATTCTTGTGATAGACGTCGAAGAAGATCACGCTGTTGTCGGCGACTTCATGGCAGAAGCCGCACTGCTCCGCCAGCTTTTTCCCCTCTTTGCGGCACTGTTCGCACCAGTGATAAATCAGCCGGTAGTCGCGCCGGCCGACGTACTTTTTGAGCCGGCCATGGTGAACGCCGTGCATCCAGCCGTCGGCGTCGGCGGGGTTGTGCAGGAGCCGGTTGATGACATCGAGGATGCGGCTGTGCCCCGGCGGGTCGTGCTTCTCGATCTTTTCGAGCTTGGCGGCGAAGGTCGGAGTGGGAAAGTAGATGAAGGGTGACATGCTTTTTCCTGCCTGCTAGGTCGGTCGGCCGTGGCGGCGGTATTTCCGGAGAAGGTGGAGACATGCTACTTGAAAATGCCGCCTTGGTAAAGATGGAAGACTTTCGCATTCAAAGAAGGAAGGTCTGGCGTTTCCGCGCGAAGAGAAATGACCAACCACGCCGGGGATTGTTCGGGCGACGCCTTGATTTCCTGCACCCATCTGACCGATAAAGGAAGAGAGAACGATATTCGGCAAACCCGGCGAGCCGACCAGAACCCAAGGAGGGAGCCATGCTCATCGAAAGAGAGGTCAAACCCGTTTTGCACCGGCAGAAATGCTCCGCATGCGGATATTACACCATCTACCGCGCCATACCCGCCGGCGAAAGTGCCACGGACACCTGCACCCACTGTGACCACCAGGTGGCCATCCCCTGGCATGGGGAAAGCCAGGCCTTATTCAAAAGCTTCGAAAGGTTTCTCAATGACCTGGAGGGAATCTACCCTGAACTCCAGGAGCTGAAAAATCCCGGGGATCATATTCTGCTCGATTAGGAGGGCCGAACTCGGCCGAGGACAAAAAAAGGGACTGGCTGCTTTACCGAAAAGCGTCTGTTCCCTTTTTCTTTCGCGGCGCCCTCATCCGTCATCGATAAACCTCATCATGACTGCCGATGTCGAGCAGGATGATCTCCTCCTCGGCGATCAGCAGGGTGAGGGTGACGCGATAGCTGTAGGTGAGCCGCACGGCATGGCAGCCGGTGAGGCGGCCGGAGAGGGGATGCAGGCCGAGGGCGGGCTGGAAGGGGTCGTGCTGCAGGTCGGCCAGAAGCCGGGCGAAGCGGGGCTTGAGCTCGGGATGTTTGCGGAAGAACTTGCGGGCCTGGCGCAGGAACTGCTCCGGCGTGGTGATGGTGAACATCAGGCCGGCTCATCGTCGGCATCGAGGGCCTGCAGCAGGTCGGCGGCACTCTTGAACTTCTGC includes the following:
- a CDS encoding toxin encodes the protein MSPFIYFPTPTFAAKLEKIEKHDPPGHSRILDVINRLLHNPADADGWMHGVHHGRLKKYVGRRDYRLIYHWCEQCRKEGKKLAEQCGFCHEVADNSVIFFDVYHKNAADRL
- a CDS encoding plasmid stabilization protein, with product MFTITTPEQFLRQARKFFRKHPELKPRFARLLADLQHDPFQPALGLHPLSGRLTGCHAVRLTYSYRVTLTLLIAEEEIILLDIGSHDEVYR